One segment of Ziziphus jujuba cultivar Dongzao chromosome 12, ASM3175591v1 DNA contains the following:
- the LOC125418776 gene encoding uncharacterized protein LOC125418776 isoform X1: MDLAPDPDERFWYDEVSYLQARELDLDIEKKPKVSAYSMDDATLCIGGQISEDKFSVLWKRRNVSVKFGMGLRNFYFFSLIILSNTSLRSPVRAFGRLSYVVHDVKLPSFFSSRAQDSCRQLEERQSYWVYNDFLLEDAPFCLHIWTLWLSSSAGNHNFPKF; the protein is encoded by the exons ATGGACTTGGCACCTGATCCGGATGAACGCTTTTGGTATGATGAGGTGTCTTACTTACAAGCTCGGGAGTTGGATCTCGACATTGAAAAGAAGCCAAAGGTCTCTGCCTATAGCATGGATGATGCAACATTATGCATTGGAGGTCAGATCTCTGAGGACAAGTTTTCTGTGCTATGGAAAAGGAGGAATGTATCAGTGAAATTTGGAATGGGGCTTAGAAACTTCTACTTCTTTTCTCTTATCATTCTGTCGAATACAAGCTTGAGGTCCCCTGTGAGAGCATTTGGAAGATTGAGCTACGTCGTCCACGACGTCAAGCTACCAAGTTTCTTCTCATCCAG AGCCCAAGATAGTTGCAGACAATTGGAAGAGAGGCAGAGCTATTGGGTGTACAATGACTTTTTATTGGAAGATGCTCCGTTTTGCTTACACATATGGACTTTGTGGCTGAGTTCCAGCGCAGGAAAtcataactttcctaaattttaa
- the LOC125418776 gene encoding RNA-dependent RNA polymerase 1-like isoform X2 has protein sequence MDLAPDPDERFWYDEVSYLQARELDLDIEKKPKVSAYSMDDATLCIGGQISEDKFSVLWKRRNVSVKFGMGLRNFYFFSLIILSNTSLRSPVRAFGRLSYVVHDVKLPSFFSSR, from the exons ATGGACTTGGCACCTGATCCGGATGAACGCTTTTGGTATGATGAGGTGTCTTACTTACAAGCTCGGGAGTTGGATCTCGACATTGAAAAGAAGCCAAAGGTCTCTGCCTATAGCATGGATGATGCAACATTATGCATTGGAGGTCAGATCTCTGAGGACAAGTTTTCTGTGCTATGGAAAAGGAGGAATGTATCAGTGAAATTTGGAATGGGGCTTAGAAACTTCTACTTCTTTTCTCTTATCATTCTGTCGAATACAAGCTTGAGGTCCCCTGTGAGAGCATTTGGAAGATTGAGCTACGTCGTCCACGACGTCAAGCTACCAAGTTTCTTCTCATCCAG ATAG
- the LOC107429227 gene encoding probable RNA-dependent RNA polymerase 1, whose protein sequence is MGKTIRLHGFSGLENPKDVVEFLEAYTGEGTVYAVEVGQYKNQRRAFAKVQFTSEESAEIIMDLAADQDERLWYGGDSYLQARELNLDIEKKPKVFAYSMDDVKLHFGGQISEDKFSVLWKKKNVSVKFGMGIRNFYFFFSYLSVEYKLEVPSESIWKIELRRPRGQATKFLLIQLIGAPKIYEKDVPIVNYFKEAPNRYWVREVDFTPSSSIGQSSAICLELPYRCQLPDLRDHFIYYKEEEGHFELQKGDSFSHDSNLVPLVDPPPGIDLPYKILFKVNSLVQHGCLPGQALDINFFRLVDPTRINIHSIECALNRLYHLKECCYDPVKWLKEQYRKNLSNTLIPQVPYIVLDEGLVYVYRVQVTPSKVYFCGPEINLSNRVLRNYPEDIDNFLRVSFVDEDLGSIYSTDLSPRTTSADDEERRTGIYERILSVLKDGIVIGDKKFEFLAFSSSQLKDNSVWMFASRPGLNAEDIREWMGDFRHIRNVAKYAARLGQSFSSSRETLSVFHHEREIIPDIEVEKGGVNYCFSDGIGKISAEFAERVAGKCSISYTPSAFQIRYGGYKGVVAIDPTSFKKLSLRESMGKYKSKNIKLDVLSWSSYHPCFLNRQIVTLLSTLGVKDRVFEKKQKEAINQLEAILTDPLRARQGLELMFPGENTNILKEMLVCGYKPDSEPFLSLMLQTLCASKLLELRTKTRIYIPNGRSVIGCLDETGTLEYGQVFVKCSSRKLLDDSSFMFSSSSSREDSFVVRGKVVVAKNPCLHPGDVRVLRAVDVPALHHNVDCVVFPQKGKRPHPNECSGSDLDGDIYFVCWDPDLIPPQQIDPMDYTPAPITELDHDVTMEDVEEYFTNFMVNDVMGIIANAHTVFADSSMKKAKSDSCLKLAELFSIAVDFPKTGVPAKIPRRLRVKEYPDFMEKADKPTYESKQVIGKLFRQVKDVELHTNSIKSFTEEVAAKYYDPEMEVDGFQEYVDDAFKYKTEYDYKMGNLMDYYGFKTEAELLTGNVIGISKYFDKKRDLESVNYAVKSLRKEARTWFNEEGNEESVNYAKASAWYYVTYHPSCWGCCNKGMKTDHFLSFPWCVYDKLIMIKKNKMSKTRLHMSSLESHRLGLLSL, encoded by the exons ATGGGAAAGACAATCCGGTTACATGGATTTTCTGGTCTAGAAAATCCAAAAGATGTGGTGGAATTTCTAGAGGCATATACTGGGGAAGGAACTGTTTATGCTGTTGAGGTTGGGCAGTACAAAAATCAGCGAAGGGCATTTGCTAAAGTTCAATTCACTAGCGAAGAAAGTGCTGAAATTATCATGGACTTGGCAGCTGATCAAGATGAACGCCTTTGGTATGGTGGGGATTCTTACTTACAAGCTCGGGAGTTGAATCTCGACATTGAAAAGAAGCCAAAGGTCTTTGCTTATAGCATGGATGATGTAAAATTACACTTTGGAGGTCAGATCTCTGAGGACAAGTTTTCTGTGCTATGGAAAAAGAAGAATGTATCAGTGAAATTTGGGATGGGGATTAGAAATTTCTActtctttttctcttatcttTCTGTCGAATACAAGCTTGAGGTCCCCTCTGAGAGCATTTGGAAGATTGAGCTACGTCGTCCACGTGGTCAAGCTACCAAGTTTCTTCTCATCCAG TTAATTGGTGCTCCAAAAATTTATGAGAAAGATGTCCCTATTGTGAACTATTTTAAGGAAGCTCCTAACAGGTACTGGGTCCGGGAAGTCGATTTTACTCCATCATCCTCCATCGGGCAATCTTCTGCTATATGTTTGGAGCTCCCATACAGATGCCAGCTTCCAGATTTGCGTGATCATTTCATTTattacaaagaagaagaaggccaTTTCGAACTCCAGAAAGGTGACAGTTTCTCACATGATTCGAATCTTGTTCCTCTCGTTGATCCACCACCAGGCATTGACTTGCCATACAAGATCCTGTTCAAGGTAAATTCCTTGGTTCAACATGGATGCCTTCCTGGACAAGCACTTGATATCAATTTTTTCCGGTTAGTCGATCCGACTAGGATAAATATCCATAGTATAGAATGTGCATTGAACAGGTTATATCATCTAAAAGAATGTTGCTATGACCCTGTGAAGTGGCTCAAAGAGCAATACCGAAAGAACCTCTCAAATACACTAATTCCTCAAGTACCTTATATTGTTCTGGATGAAGGATTGGTATATGTATACAGGGTTCAAGTAACACCTTCAAAAGTATATTTCTGTGGCCCTGAGATTAATCTATCAAATCGGGTTTTGCGCAATTATCCTGaagatattgataattttctgcGTGTTTCTTTCGTCGATGAGGACTTGGGTAGCATTTATTCAACAGATTTATCTCCACGCACAACTTCAGCGGATGATGAGGAAAGGCGAACTGGAATTTATGAAAGGATACTAAGTGTACTAAAAGATGGAATAGTTATTGGTGACAAGAAGTTTGAGTTTCTTGCTTTTTCATCAAGTCAACTAAAAGATAATTCTGTTTGGATGTTTGCTTCAAGACCAGGGCTTAATGCAGAAGACATCAGGGAATGGATGGGAGATTTTCGTCACATTAGAAATGTGGCAAAGTATGCTGCTAGGCTGGGACAATCTTTCAGCTCTTCCAGGGAAACACTGAGTGTTTTCCATCACGAAAGAGAAATAATTCCCGACATAGAAGTCGAAAAGGGTGGAGTCAACTATTGTTTCTCTGATGGGATAGGGAAAATATCAGCAGAATTTGCTGAAAGAGTGGCAGGAAAATGCAGCATAAGTTATACTCCATCGGCGTTTCAGATTCGATATGGTGGCTACAAAGGCGTTGTGGCTATCGATCCAACTTCTTTCAAGAAATTGTCGTTAAGAGAGAGCATGGGCAAGTACAAATCAAAGAATATAAAACTTGATGTTTTGTCATGGAGCAGCTATCATCCCTGTTTCCTCAATAGACAAATAGTAACCCTTTTGTCTACTCTTGGAGTTAAAGATCGCGTTTTCGAAAAGAAGCAGAAAGAGGCAATAAACCAGCTGGAGGCTATTCTAACTGATCCATTAAGAGCACGGCAAGGACTGGAGTTAATGTTTCCAGGAGAAAACACAAACATTCTAAAGGAAATGCTTGTGTGTGGCTATAAGCCAGATTCAGAACCATTTCTTTCGTTGATGCTACAAACTCTTTGTGCATCAAAGTTACTAGAACTCCGGACGAAGACGAGGATATATATTCCAAATGGAAGATCAGTAATTGGATGCCTAGACGAAACTGGGACATTGGAATATGGCCAAGTGTTTGTGAAATGTTCTTCTCGTAAACTCTTGGATGATTCTTCCTTTATGTTCAGCAGTAGCAGTTCAAGAGAAGACAGTTTTGTTGTTCGTGGAAAGGTAGTTGTTGCTAAAAATCCTTGCTTACATCCAGGAGATGTTCGTGTTCTTAGGGCTGTGGACGTGCCTGCATTGCACCACAATGTGGATTGTGTGGTTTTCCCACAAAAGGGAAAAAG ACCTCATCCTAACGAATGTTCGGGGAGCGATTTGGATGGAGATATCTACTTTGTTTGCTGGGACCCTGATCTCATTCCTCCTCAGcaaattgatcctatggatTATACACCAGCACCGATCACAGAATTGGACCACGATGTTACAATGgag GATGTTGAGGAGTATTTTACCAACTTTATGGTAAATGATGTCATGGGAATTATTGCAAATGCTCATACTGTCTTCGCAGATTCGAGCATGAAGAAGGCTAAGAGTGATTCATGTCTTAAGTTAGCAGAGTTATTCTCAATTGCCGTTGACTTCCCAAAAACTGGTGTCCCTGCGAAAATACCACGCCGTCTGCGTGTCAAAGAGTACCCGGATTTCATGGAAAAAGCCGACAAACCTACCTACGAATCGAAACAAGTGATCGGGAAGTTGTTTCGACAGGTAAAAGATGTTGAACTACACACAAACTCCATAAAATCCTTCACTGAGGAAGTAGCGGCGAAGTATTACGACCCAGAAATGGAGGTGGATGGATTTCAAGAGTATGTAGATGATGCCTTCAAGTATAAAACAGAGTATGACTACAAGATGGGAAACCTGATGGATTACTATGGATTCAAAACCGAAGCAGAATTACTGACTGGAAACGTTATCGGAATTTCGAAATATTTCGATAAGAAAAGAGACTTGGAATCTGTTAATTATGCTGTGAAATCATTGAGAAAAGAAGCAAGGACTTGGTTCAATGAGGAGGGAAATGAGGAGTCGGTGAATTATGCAAAAGCATCAGCTTGGTATTATGTTACATATCATCCTAGTTGCTGGGGCTGTTGCAATAAGGGAATGAAAACAGATCATTTCTTGAGCTTCCCATGGTGTGTTTATGACAAGCTCATCATGATCAAGAAGAACAAAATGAGCAAGACTCGATTGCATATGTCATCACTTGAAAGCCATAGGCTAGGTTTGCTATCCCTTTGA